The following is a genomic window from Aeromonas sp. FDAARGOS 1405.
ACCCACGCAGTGTCTTGGCCTTCCGTGCTGCAAGTATGGAGCCTCCCTCTTGTTTCTTTCCGCTGGCGTAGTGCCTCCACCTCAGTATCAACACATCACTCACTGAAGCGATTTTCTTCATACGACATTTTATGCTTGAAACGAGAGCTATTCTCACTTACATTTTGTTATAACATAACAAAATGGAGTTGCCATGAAGCCTCATATTCACCCGGATTATCGTTTGGTGCTGTTCCATGACACGGCAGCAGATGCCTTTTTCCTGGTCGGGTCAACCATCAAGAGCGATCGCCGCTATACGTGGCAAGACGGGAAGGAGTATCCCTATGTGTCGCTCGATGTTTCCAGCCAGTCGCACTCGTTCTATACCGGCAAGCAGAAGCAGGTATCGAGTGAGGGGAGTGTGGCCCGTTTCAACAAGCGCTTTGGCGCATTTTCAAGCAAGAAGGAGTCCTGAATGCAGGTCGTCTGTTCACTCAAATCCGCACGGGCACGTCATCCCGATTGTCAGTTGGTGCGCCGTCGGGGCAAATTGTTCGTCATTTGCAAAAGCAATCCCCGTTTCAAGGCTCGTATGAAG
Proteins encoded in this region:
- a CDS encoding type B 50S ribosomal protein L31, coding for MKPHIHPDYRLVLFHDTAADAFFLVGSTIKSDRRYTWQDGKEYPYVSLDVSSQSHSFYTGKQKQVSSEGSVARFNKRFGAFSSKKES
- the ykgO gene encoding type B 50S ribosomal protein L36 gives rise to the protein MQVVCSLKSARARHPDCQLVRRRGKLFVICKSNPRFKARMK